The Humulus lupulus chromosome 3, drHumLupu1.1, whole genome shotgun sequence genome window below encodes:
- the LOC133824839 gene encoding putative disease resistance protein At3g14460, producing MSFFQVNTKYSTTNSYFGMHDLIVDLARAVFGKYCCLLEHNEDTDKFEKKTRHLGCATEVLCYGDKISTYDFKATRLRTLLSIRSRFGVSLVHQFNFSVHDLMPKFKCLKVLSFRGCGITDLADSIGDLKYLRYLDLSGNKIVILPESVTILYNLQTLKLENCYLLETLPKDMHHLINLRHLIISNASLVEMPSQISKLTKLQMLTTFVVGKDSGAKIEELAKLPSLRGELSIKKLENVANITKALDQVNVLDKKQLEKLSLVWNANVVDPKHGESVLEMLSPNTTLKQIEILGYPGTKFPNWIGDDSFNNIVYIKLSGSRHCSNLPPLGQLPSLKILHILSFDSVTTVGAEFYGNSSAKKKPFSSLEILIFVNMSAWKQWHSMQTEDDAATYRKLKTLGIYNCPKLTGELPHFLPSLTKIEIDADKLCALNIPRLPCVTEMRITNLENVESLYEAIKAMNPSSSTGSLLTTLTPLQSLTLSRCGSSFRSFHMDLFPTLRTLSINNCDYFEALSMSDGQCQELTFLSISCCRSFVSFPNRGLIAPKLREFYIFLCPKLKWLPEKMTSLSSLKSLTIENCSLIKTIPEGGLPISLSTLGINYHQLLRMKWNGQTLPNLRDVTVEGYKEDLESFPEEGLLPATITTLRICSFPKLRGLDKNGLSQLTSLQQLHIRWCHELQTLSEEGFPTSLSSLSITGCPLLEKIYDPKESENKEY from the coding sequence ATGTCATTTTTTCAAGTGAACACCAAATACTCGACGACTAATTCTTATTTCGGTATGCATGATCTTATAGTTGATTTGGCTAGAGCTGTTTTTGGAAAATATTGTTGTTTGTTAGAGCATAATGAAGATACTGATAAGTTTGAGAAGAAGACTCGTCACCTTGGATGTGCCACGGAAGTCCTTTGTTATGGTGATAAGATATCTACTTATGATTTTAAAGCTACTCGTTTGCGAACCCTTTTGTCAATAAGGTCTCGTTTTGGTGTTTCATTGGTTCATCAATTTAATTTTTCAGTGCACGATTTGATGCCGAAGTTTAAATGTTTGAAAGTTTTATCTTTTCGTGGTTGTGGTATCACTGATTTGGCTGATTCAATCGGTGATCTAAAATATCTTCGCTATTTAGACCTTTCTGGCAACAAGATAGTGATATTGCCCGAATCTGTAACTATATTGTACAATTTACAGACATTGAAATTAGAAAATTGTTATCTACTTGAAACTCTCCCCAAAGATATGCATCATCTCATTAATTTGAGACATCTTATTATCAGCAACGCTAGCCTAGTAGAGATGCCAAGTCAAATAAGTAAATTGACGAAACTCCAAATGTTGACAACATTCGTTGTGGGAAAGGATAGTGGTGCTAAAATAGAAGAGTTGGCAAAACTTCCAAGTCTACGAGGAGAACTTTCCATTAAGAAGTTAGAAAATGTGGCCAATATTACAAAAGCATTGGATCAAGTCAATGTACTGGATAAGAAGCAACTTGAGAAATTGAGTTTGGTATGGAATGCTAATGTTGTTGATCCAAAACATGGAGAGAGTGTGCTTGAAATGCTTTCACCTAACACAACGTTGAAGCAGATCGAGATTCTTGGTTATCCAGGCACAAAATTTCCAAATTGGATTGGGGATGATTCGTTCAACAACATTGTTTACATAAAGCTTAGTGGGAGTCGGCATTGCTCCAATTTACCACCACTTGGGCAACTGCCTTCACTAAAAATTCTTCACATTTTAAGTTTTGATTCAGTAACGACTGTGGGTGCTGAGTTTTACGGGAATAGTTCTGCGAAGAAGAAGCCATTTTCATCATTGGAAATCTTAATTTTCGTGAACATGTCAGCATGGAAGCAATGGCACTCAATGCAAACTGAAGATGATGCAGCAACATACAGAAAGCTCAAAACACTTGGGATTTATAATTGTCCTAAGCTCACCGGGGAATTGCCTCACTTCCTTCCTTCATTAACAAAGATTGAAATTGATGCAGATAAGCTGTGTGCTTTAAATATCCCAAGATTACCTTGTGTCACAGAAATGAGAATTACAAACTTGGAAAATGTGGAATCATTGTACGAGGCAATAAAGGCAATGAATCCTTCTTCTTCGACTGGAAGTTTGCTTACCACTCTCACTCCTCTTCAGTCACTTACTTTGAGTAGGTGTGGGTCATCCTTTAGATCCTTCCATATGGATTTATTTCCCACTCTCCGAACTCTTTCAATAAACAACTGCGATTACTTTGAAGCCCTCTCAATGTCCGATGGTCAATGTCAAGAACTAACTTTTCTGTCTATCTCTTGTTGTCGTAGCTTTGTGTCTTTCCCAAATCGTGGACTCATTGCTCCCAAACTGAGagaattttatatttttctttgccCTAAATTGAAGTGGTTGCCAGAGAAGATGACTTCCCTCTCATCTTTGAAATCTTTGACAATCGAAAATTGTTCATTGATAAAGACTATTCCTGAAGGTGGTCTGCCCATTAGTTTGTCTACACTTGGGATAAACTATCATCAACTTTTGAGGATGAAATGGAATGGGCAAACATTACCCAATCTCAGGGATGTTACAGTTGAAGGATATAAAGAAGATTTGGAATCATTTCCGGAGGAAGGACTACTGCCTGCCACTATCACCACTCTTCGTATCTGTAGCTTTCCAAAACTTAGAGGCCTGGACAAAAATGGGCTGAGTCAACTCACTTCCTTGCAACAACTTCACATCAGGTGGTGCCATGAGTTGCAGACATTATCAGAAGAAGGGTTTCCAACATCCCTCAGCTCTTTGAGTATAACTGGTTGTCCTCTGCTGGAGAAAATTTACGACCCAAAGGAGAGTGAGAATAAGGAGTACTAG
- the LOC133825862 gene encoding putative disease resistance protein At3g14460 — protein sequence MAAELVIGSLLSSSFDFLLEKIASPYVEEFFFKGNKSCVSERLFKLKSTFNCLAAVRFEVENKKIKNPAVEEWLDDLLDAVDDAEDFFGDVEYDALKPKKAAESRKARRKASKLLSRFFSKPSNSIDRKRNTDMEEILLRLELLANQIGILNLENNVVEVKPSEMLFVKTSLPDEPEVYGRENDKDALMKLLMSDDVCGDQKICDVIPIVGMGGIGKTTLAQTLFNDEEVTKMFELKVWVYVSDKFDAMAVTKTILQQVAPDDDVRNGMDLNSLQVNLAKKLMGKKFLIVLDDAWADDYVQWKEVMKPFKDGAKGSKIVVTTRKKTVADSIGTVDPHYLKELSQDECWELFAKHASRGNLEMFIENPRLESIGREVVKKCNGLPLAAKVLGGLLRSTLDATRWEQIAKSNIWELTDKRSKILPAALEVSYHYLPAHLKKCFAYCSIFPKGYLFERQELVLIWMAENLVKHSKENRRMEEVGDEYFDELISMSFFQPRTDYFNKPCFVMHDLIVDLARVVSGKYCCLLEHNEDIDKFEKKTRYLGCATEVLCYGDKISTYDFKATRLRTLLSIRSSLGGSLVPKEVVHDLLPKLKCLKVLSFRGITDLADSISDLKYLRYLDLSGTDIVMLPESVTLLYNLQTLKLENCHRLESLPKDMHHLINLRHLIIRQEEVLNEIGSLKEMPSQISKLMNLQMLTTFIVGKNSGAKIEELAKLSSLRGELSIKKLENVANITKASDQVNVLDKKQLEKLSLVWTAYVVVDPKHGEVVLEMLSPNTTLKQIKILDYPGTKFPNWVGDDSFSNIVEVRLDKCRRCSYLPPLGQLPSLKILHISSFDSVTTVGAEFYGNSSAKKKPFSSLETLRFSFMSSWEQWHSMQTEDAATYGKLKTLCISDCPKLIGDLPRFLPSLTKIEIDAHKQCALNIPRLPCVREMEITYLENIESLYEAIKAMNPSSSTGSLLTTLTPLQSLTLSKCGSSFRSFHMDLFPTLRTLEISYCDYFESLSMSDGQCQELTSLSISCCDSFVSFPNGELIAPKLREFQIFLCPKLKWLPEKMTSLSSLKSLTIGSCPLIKTIPEGGLPISLSKLGINYHQLLRMKWNRQTLPNLRDVIVDGDEEDLESFPEEGLLPATITSLTIHRFSKLRGLDKNGLSQLTSLQQLHILWCPELQTLSEEGFPTSLCSLSIYDCPLLKKIYDTKDSENKEYWRKISHIPHVKFI from the coding sequence ATGGCTGCTGAACTTGTGATCGggtctcttctctcttcttcttttgatTTTTTGCTGGAAAAGATTGCTTCTCCTTATGTTGAGGAGTTCTTCTTCAAGGGAAATAAAAGTTGTGTTTCTGAGAGGCTTTTCAAGTTGAAGTCAACGTTCAACTGTCTCGCTGCTGTTCGTTTCGAGGTGGAGAACAAGAAAATCAAAAACCCTGCTGTGGAGGAGTGGCTGGACGATCTTCTCGACGCTGTGGATGATGCTGAGGACTTCTTTGGCGATGTTGAATATGATGCTCTCAAACCGAAGAAAGCTGCTGAGTCAAGGAAAGCAAGAAGAAAGGCAAGTAAGTTACTCTCTCGTTTCTTCTCCAAACCTTCGAATTCAATTGATCGTAAAAGAAACACCGATATGGAAGAGATTCTTCTGAGATTGGAGTTGTTGGCAAATCAAATTGGAATCTTGAATCTAGAAAACAATGTTGTTGAGGTGAAACCATCAGAAATGTTGTTTGTTAAGACTTCACTGCCGGATGAACCTGAAGTTTATGGTAGAGAGAATGACAAGGATGCTTTAATGAAGTTATTAATGTCAGATGATGTATGCGGTGATCAAAAGATATGTGATGTCATTCCCATAGTGGGAATGGGTGGGATTGGAAAAACTACCCTTGCTCAAACCCTTTTCAATGATGAAGAAGTGACGAAGATGTTTGAACTTAAGGTGTGGGTGTACGTTTCTGATAAATTTGACGCCATGGCTGTGACAAAAACCATTCTTCAACAAGTAGCTCCGGATGATGATGTTCGCAATGGCATGGATTTGAATTCGCTTCAAGTTAACTTGGCGAAGAAGTTAATGGGAAAAAAGTTTTTGATTGTTCTAGACGATGCTTGGGCGGATGATTATGTTCAGTGGAAGGAAGTGATGAAGCCTTTCAAGGATGGAGCCAAAGGCAGCAAAATAGTAGTAACAACAAGAAAGAAGACAGTTGCGGATAGCATTGGAACCGTTGATCCACACTATCTTAAAGAATTATCACAAGATGAGTGTTGGGAACTGTTTGCGAAACACGCCTCTCGTGGAAATCTTGAAATGTTTATTGAGAATCCAAGATTGGAAAGTATCGGCAGAGAAGTTGTTAAGAAATGTAATGGCTTGCCTTTAGCTGCTAAAGTTCTAGGAGGGCTCTTGAGATCGACGTTGGATGCTACGAGATGGGAACAAATAGCAAAGAGTAATATTTGGGAGCTGACAGATAAAAGGAGCAAGATTCTTCCTGCAGCTTTAGAAGTGAGCTACCACTATCTTCCTGCACACTTGAAAAAATGTTTTGCTTATTGTTCAATATTCCCAAAAGGTTATTTATTTGAAAGACAGGAGTTGGTCTTAATATGGATGGCAGAAAATCTGGTGAAGCATTCCAAAGAGAATAGGAGAATGGAAGAAGTTGGTGATGAGTATTTTGATGAATTAATATCTATGTCGTTTTTTCAACCGAGGACCGATTACTTTAATAAGCCGTGTTTTGTTATGCATGACCTTATAGTTGATTTGGCTAGAGTTGTTTCTGGAAAATATTGTTGTTTGTTAGAGCATAATGAAGATATTGATAAGTTTGAGAAGAAGACTCGTTACCTTGGATGTGCCACAGAAGTCCTTTGTTATGGTGATAAGATATCTACTTATGATTTTAAAGCTACTCGTTTGCGAACCCTTTTGTCAATAAGATCTAGTCTTGGTGGTTCATTGGTTCCTAAGGAAGTAGTGCACGATTTGCTGCCGAAGTTGAAGTGTTTGAAAGTTTTATCTTTTCGTGGTATCACCGATTTGGCTGATTCAATCAGTGATCTAAAATATCTTCGCTATTTAGACCTTTCTGGCACCGACATTGTGATGTTGCCCGAATCTGTAACTTTATTGTACAATTTACAGACATTGAAATTAGAAAATTGTCATCGACTTGAATCTCTGCCTAAAGATATGCATCATCTCATTAATTTGAGACATCTTATTATCAGGCAAGAAGAGGTGTTAAATGAAATTGGGTCGTTGAAAGAGATGCCAAGCCAAATAAGTAAATTGATGAATCTCCAAATGTTGACAACATTCATTGTGGGAAAGAATAGTGGCGCTAAAATAGAAGAGTTGGCAAAACTTTCAAGTCTACGCGGAGAACTTTCCATTAAGAAGTTAGAAAATGTGGCCAATATTACCAAAGCATCGGATCAAGTCAATGTACTGGATAAGAAGCAACTTGAGAAATTGAGTTTGGTATGGACTGCTTATGTTGTTGTTGATCCAAAACATGGAGAGGTTGTGCTTGAAATGCTTTCACCTAACACAACGTTGAAGCAAATCAAGATTCTTGATTATCCAGGCACAAAATTTCCAAATTGGGTTGGGGATGATTCATTCAGCAACATTGTTGAAGTAAGGCTTGATAAGTGTCGACGTTGCTCCTATCTACCTCCTCTTGGACAACTGCCTTCACTAAAAATTCTTCACATTTCAAGTTTTGATTCAGTAACGACTGTGGGTGCTGAGTTTTACGGGAATAGTTCTGCGAAGAAGAAGCCATTTTCATCATTGGAAACCTTAaggttcagcttcatgtcatcatGGGAGCAATGGCATTCAATGCAAACTGAAGATGCAGCAACATATGGAAAGCTCAAAACACTTTGTATTTCTGATTGTCCTAAGCTCATTGGGGATTTGCCTCGCTTCCTTCCTTCATTAACAAAGATTGAAATTGATGCACATAAGCAGTGTGCTTTAAATATCCCAAGATTACCTTGTGTGAGAGAAATGGAAATTACATATTTGGAAAATATAGAGTCATTGTATGAGGCAATAAAGGCAATGAATCCTTCTTCTTCGACTGGAAGTTTGCTTACCACTCTCACTCCTCTTCAGTCACTTACTTTGAGTAAGTGTGGGTCATCCTTTAGATCCTTCCATATGGATTTATTTCCCACTCTTCGAACTCTTGAAATAAGCTACTGCGATTACTTTGAATCCCTCTCAATGTCCGATGGTCAATGTCAGGAACTAACTTCTCTATCTATCTCTTGTTGTGATAGCTTTGTGTCTTTCCCTAATGGTGAACTTATTGCTCCCAAACTGAGAGAATTTCAGATTTTTCTTTGCCCTAAATTGAAGTGGTTGCCTGAGAAGATGACTTCCCTCTCATCTTTGAAATCTTTGACAATCGGAAGTTGTCCATTAATAAAGACTATTCCTGAAGGTGGTCTGCCCATTAGTTTGTCTAAACTTGGGATAAACTATCATCAACTTTTGAGGATGAAATGGAATCGGCAAACATTACCCAATCTCAGGGATGTTATAGTTGACGGAGATGAAGAAGATTTGGAATCATTTCCGGAGGAAGGACTACTGCCTGCCACTATCACCTCTCTTACTATCCATAGATTTTCAAAACTTAGAGGCCTGGACAAAAATGGGCTGAGTCAACTCACCTCCTTGCAACAACTTCACATCTTGTGGTGCCCTGAGTTGCAGACATTATCAGAAGAAGGGTTTCCAACCTCCCTCTGCTCTTTGAGTATATATGATTGTCCTCTGCTGAAGAAAATTTACGACACAAAGGACAGTGAGAATAAGGAGTATTGGAGAAAGATTAGTCATATACCCCATGTCAAATTTATTTGA
- the LOC133825863 gene encoding putative disease resistance RPP13-like protein 1 has product MAELVIGAFLSASFDFLLEKIASPYVEEFFFKGNQSCVSERLFKLKSTFNCLAAVRFEVENKKIKNPAVEMWLDDLLDAVDDAEDFFGDVEYDALKPKKAAESRKARRKASKLLSRFFSKPSNSIDRKRNTDMEEILLRLELLANQIGILNLENNVVEVKPSEMLFVKTSLPDEPEVYGRENDKDALMKLLMSDDVCGDQKICDVIPIVGMGGIGKTTLAQTLFNDEEVMKMFELKVWVYVSDKFDAMAVTKTILRQVAPDDARNDMDLNSLQVNLAKKLMGKKFLIVLDDAWADDYVQWKEVMKPFKDGAKGSKIVVTTRNKTVADSIGTVDPYYLKELSKDECWKLFAKHASRGNLNMFNENPRLESIGREVAKKCNGLPLAAKVLGGLLRSTLDAEKWEQIAKSNIWELTDKRSKILPAALEVIYLKDRSWS; this is encoded by the exons ATGGCTGAACTTGTGATCGGTGCTTTTCTCTCTGCTTCTTTTGATTTTTTGCTGGAAAAGATAGCTTCTCCTTATGTTGAGGAGTTCTTCTTCAAGGGAAATCAAAGTTGTGTTTCTGAGAGGCTTTTCAAGCTGAAGTCAACGTTCAACTGTCTCGCTGCTGTTCGTTTCGAGGTGGAGAACAAGAAAATCAAAAACCCTGCTGTGGAGATGTGGCTGGACGATCTTCTCGACGCTGTGGATGATGCTGAGGACTTCTTTGGCGATGTTGAATATGATGCTCTCAAACCGAAGAAAGCTGCTGAGTCAAGGAAAGCAAGAAGAAAGGCAAGTAAGTTACTCTCTCGTTTCTTCTCCAAACCTTCGAATTCAATTGATCGTAAAAGAAACACCGATATGGAAGAGATTCTTCTGAGATTGGAGTTGTTGGCAAATCAAATTGGAATCTTGAATCTAGAAAACAATGTTGTTGAGGTGAAACCATCAGAAATGTTGTTTGTTAAGACTTCACTGCCGGATGAACCTGAAGTTTATGGTAGAGAGAATGACAAGGATGCTTTAATGAAGTTATTAATGTCAGATGATGTATGCGGTGATCAAAAGATATGTGATGTCATTCCCATAGTGGGAATGGGTGGGATTGGAAAAACTACCCTTGCTCAAACCCTTTTCAATGATGAAGAAGTGATGAAGATGTTTGAACTGAAGGTCTGGGTGTACGTTTCTGATAAATTTGACGCCATGGCTGTGACAAAAACCATTCTTCGACAAGTAGCTCCGGATGATGCTCGTAATGACATGGATTTGAATTCGCTTCAAGTCAACTTGGCAAAGAAGTTAATGGGAAAAAAGTTTTTGATTGTTCTAGACGATGCTTGGGCGGATGATTATGTTCAGTGGAAGGAAGTGATGAAGCCTTTCAAGGATGGAGCCAAAGGCAGCAAAATAGTAGTAACAACAAGAAACAAGACAGTTGCCGATAGCATTGGAACTGTCGATCCATACTATCTCAAAGAATTATCAAAAGATGAGTGTTGGAAACTATTTGCAAAACATGCTTCTCGGGGAAATCTTAATATGTTTAATGAGAATCCAAGATTGGAAAGTATTGGCAGAGAAGTTGCTAAGAAATGTAATGGCTTGCCTTTAGCTGCTAAAGTTCTAGGAGGGCTCTTGAGATCAACGTTGGATGCTGAGAAGTGGGAACAAATAGCAAAGAGTAATATTTGGGAGCTGACAGATAAAAGGAGCAAGATTCTTCCTGCAGCTTTAGAA GTTATTTATTTAAAAGACAGGAGTTGGTCTTAA
- the LOC133824838 gene encoding putative disease resistance protein At3g14460, giving the protein MDGRKSRDASEGNRRMEEVGDEYFDELVSLSFFQANTDYSTDSYFDMHDLIVDLARAVSGKYCCLLEHNEDIDKFEKKTRHLGCATEVLCYGDKISTYDFKATRLRTLLSIRSGFGGSLVPKEVVHDLLPKLKCLKVLSFHGSNITDLADSIGDLKYLRYLDLSGTKIVMLPESVTVLYNLQTLKLENCYQLQTLPKDMHHLINLRHLIISNASLVDMPSQISKLMNLQMLTTFAVGKDSGAKIEELAKLPSLQGELSIKKLENVANITKASDQVNVLNKKQLEKLSLVWTADDVVVDPKHGECVLEMLSPNTMLKQIKILGYPGTKFPNWVGDDSFSNIVEVRLDTCRRCSNLPPLGQLPSLKILYILGFDSVTTVGAEFYGNSTAKKKPFSSLETLSFSRMSSWEQWHSMQTEDAATYGKLKTLYISNCPKLIGDLLRFLPSLTKIEIDADKQCALNIPRLLCVTEMRIKKLENVESLYEAIKAMNPSSSTGSLLTTLTPLQSLTLSNCGSSFRSFHMGLFPTLRTLEISYCDYFEALSMSGGQCQELTSLSISCCDSFVSFPNGGLIAPKLRIFYIFLCPKLKWLPEKMTSLSSLKDLTIRGCLLVETIPEGGLPISLSKLWINYHQLLRMKWNRQTLPHLRNVTVEGYKEDLESFPEEGLLPATITSLSINYFPKLRGLDKNGLSQLTSLQQLHIWRCSELQTLSEEGFPTSLSSLQIWYCPLLKKIYDTKESENKEEYSSKISHMPRVVFY; this is encoded by the coding sequence ATGGATGGCAGAAAATCTCGTGATGCATCAGAGGGGAATAGAAGAATGGAAGAAGTTGGTGATGAGTATTTCGATGAACTAGTATCTCTGTCATTTTTTCAAGCGAACACCGACTACTCGACTGATTCTTATTTCGATATGCATGATCTTATAGTAGATTTGGCTAGAGCTGTTTCTGGAAAATATTGTTGTTTGTTAGAGCATAATGAAGATATTGATAAGTTTGAGAAGAAGACTCGTCACCTTGGATGTGCCACGGAAGTCCTTTGTTATGGTGATAAGATATCTACTTATGATTTTAAAGCTACTCGTTTGCGAACCCTTTTGTCAATAAGATCTGGTTTTGGTGGTTCATTGGTTCCTAAGGAAGTAGTGCACGATTTGCTGCCGAAGTTGAAGTGTTTGAAAGTTTTATCTTTTCATGGTAGTAATATCACTGATTTGGCCGATTCAATCGGTGATCTAAAATATCTTCGTTATTTAGACCTTTCTGGCACCAAGATTGTGATGTTGCCCGAATCTGTAACTGTATTGTACAATTTACAGACATTGAAATTAGAAAATTGTTATCAACTTCAAACTCTGCCTAAAGATATGCATCATCTCATTAATTTGAGACATCTTATTATCAGCAACGCTAGCCTAGTAGATATGCCGAGCCAAATAAGTAAATTGATGAATCTCCAAATGTTGACAACATTCGCTGTGGGAAAGGATAGTGGTGCTAAAATAGAAGAGTTGGCAAAACTTCCGAGTCTACAAGGAGAGCTTTCCATTAAGAAGTTAGAAAATGTGGCCAATATTACCAAAGCATCGGATCAAGTCAATGTACTAAATAAGAAGCAACTTGAGAAATTGAGTTTGGTATGGACTGCTGATGATGTTGTTGTTGATCCAAAACATGGAGAGTGTGTGCTTGAAATGCTTTCACCTAACACAATGTTGAAGCAGATCAAGATTCTTGGTTATCCAGGCACAAAATTTCCAAATTGGGTTGGGGATGATTCATTCAGCAACATTGTTGAAGTAAGGCTTGATACGTGTCGACGTTGCTCCAATCTACCTCCTCTTGGACAACTGCCTTCACTAAAAATTCTTTACATTTTAGGTTTTGATTCAGTAACGACTGTGGGTGCTGAGTTTTACGGGAATAGTACTGCGAAGAAGAAGCCATTTTCATCATTGGAAACCTTAAGCTTCAGCAGGATGTCATCATGGGAGCAATGGCATTCAATGCAAACTGAAGATGCAGCAACATATGGAAAGCTCAAAACACTTTATATTTCTAATTGTCCTAAGCTCATTGGGGATTTGCTTCGATTCCTTCCTTCATTAACAAAGATTGAAATTGATGCAGATAAGCAGTGTGCTTTAAATATCCCAAGATTACTTTGTGTCACAGAAATGAGGATTAAAAAATTGGAAAATGTGGAATCATTGTACGAGGCAATAAAGGCAATGAATCCTTCTTCTTCGACTGGAAGTTTGCTTACCACTCTCACTCCTCTTCAGTCACTTACTTTGAGTAACTGTGGGTCATCCTTTAGATCCTTCCATATGGGTTTATTTCCCACTCTCCGAACTCTTGAAATAAGCTACTGCGATTACTTTGAAGCCCTCTCAATGTCTGGTGGTCAATGTCAGGAACTAACTTCTCTGTCTATCTCTTGTTGTGATAGCTTTGTGTCTTTCCCAAATGGTGGACTTATTGCTCCCAAACTgagaatattttatatttttctttgccCTAAATTGAAGTGGTTGCCTGAGAAGATGACTTCCCTCTCATCTTTGAAAGATTTGACAATCAGAGGTTGTCTGTTGGTAGAGACTATTCCTGAAGGTGGTCTGCCCATTAGTTTGTCTAAACTTTGGATAAACTATCATCAACTTTTGAGGATGAAATGGAATCGGCAAACATTACCCCATCTCAGGAATGTTACAGTTGAAGGATATAAAGAAGATTTGGAATCATTTCCGGAGGAAGGACTACTGCCTGCCACTATCACCTCTCTTTCTATCAATTACTTTCCAAAACTTAGAGGCCTGGACAAAAATGGGCTGAGTCAACTCACCTCCTTGCAACAACTTCACATCTGGCGGTGCTCTGAGTTGCAGACATTATCAGAAGAAGGGTTTCCAACCTCCCTCAGCTCTTTGCAGATATGGTATTGTCCTCTGCTGAAGAAAATTTACGACACAAAGGAGAGTGAGAATAAGGAGGAGTACTCGAGCAAGATTAGTCACATGCCACGTGTTGTATTTTATTGA